One stretch of Microbacterium terrae DNA includes these proteins:
- the pgi gene encoding glucose-6-phosphate isomerase, protein MTAPIDATTTSAWAELTAARADFAPDLRAWFAADPERVERLTLDLADLHVDLSKNLVTDEILASLVRLAEQTGVAERYAAMLEGAHINTTEDRAVLHTALRRPAGAQPALVVDGQQIDDDVQGVLDAMGAFATRVRDGGFAGVTGKKVTHIVNIGIGGSDLGPVMISAALEPYATAGIQARYVSNIDPFDIANKTKDLDPETTLFIVASKTFTTLETLTNARLARDWLWAGLTASGAIDGSDEQKTDAVAHHFVAVSTALDKVAAFGIDTTNAFGFWDWVGGRYSVDSAIGLSLAIELGPDVFRELLAGFHAVDEHVRTTPLAQNVPVLMGLLNVWYTNFLGAQSHAVLPYAQQLSRFAAYLQQLTMESNGKSVRWDGTPVTTDTGEVFWGEPGTNGQHAFYQLIHQGTRLIPADFIAFVNPAYPLQDDGRDVHGLFLANFLAQTKALAFGKTASEVEAEGTTGPLVAARTFAGNRPTTSIFAPSLTPSVLGQLVALYEHITFTQGVIWGINSFDQWGVELGKQLALQIAPAIEGDAEALAAQDASTQALLAYYAEHRTR, encoded by the coding sequence GTGACTGCGCCTATCGATGCCACCACCACGTCCGCCTGGGCTGAGCTCACCGCCGCCCGCGCCGACTTCGCCCCCGACCTGCGCGCCTGGTTCGCGGCAGACCCCGAGCGCGTCGAGCGCCTGACGCTCGACCTCGCCGATCTGCACGTCGACCTCTCGAAGAATCTCGTGACCGACGAGATCCTCGCCTCGCTCGTGCGCCTCGCGGAGCAGACCGGCGTCGCCGAGCGCTACGCCGCCATGCTCGAGGGCGCGCACATCAACACCACCGAAGACCGCGCCGTTCTCCACACCGCGCTGCGCCGCCCCGCGGGCGCGCAGCCCGCTCTGGTGGTCGACGGCCAGCAGATCGACGACGACGTGCAGGGTGTGCTCGACGCGATGGGCGCCTTCGCCACCCGCGTGCGCGACGGCGGGTTCGCAGGCGTGACGGGCAAGAAGGTCACCCACATCGTGAACATCGGCATCGGCGGTTCCGACCTCGGCCCGGTGATGATCTCGGCCGCGCTCGAGCCGTACGCCACCGCGGGCATCCAGGCCCGGTACGTCTCGAACATCGACCCGTTCGACATCGCGAACAAGACGAAGGACCTCGACCCCGAGACGACGCTCTTCATCGTCGCATCGAAGACGTTCACCACCCTCGAGACGCTCACCAACGCCCGCCTCGCCCGCGACTGGCTGTGGGCCGGGCTGACGGCATCCGGTGCCATCGACGGCAGCGACGAGCAGAAGACGGATGCCGTCGCGCACCACTTCGTCGCCGTGTCGACGGCGCTCGACAAGGTGGCGGCGTTCGGCATCGACACGACGAACGCCTTCGGATTCTGGGACTGGGTCGGCGGTCGCTACTCAGTCGACTCGGCCATCGGCCTCTCGCTCGCGATCGAACTCGGCCCCGATGTGTTCCGCGAGCTCCTCGCCGGCTTCCACGCCGTCGACGAGCACGTGCGCACGACCCCGCTCGCGCAGAACGTGCCCGTCCTCATGGGCCTGCTCAACGTCTGGTACACGAACTTCCTCGGCGCGCAGTCGCACGCGGTGCTCCCCTACGCCCAGCAGCTGAGCCGCTTCGCCGCATACCTGCAGCAGCTCACGATGGAGTCCAACGGCAAGTCGGTCCGCTGGGACGGCACCCCCGTCACCACCGACACGGGCGAGGTGTTCTGGGGTGAGCCCGGCACGAACGGCCAGCACGCGTTCTACCAGCTGATCCACCAGGGCACGCGCCTCATCCCGGCCGACTTCATCGCCTTCGTGAACCCCGCCTACCCACTGCAGGACGACGGGCGCGACGTGCACGGCCTGTTCCTCGCGAACTTCCTCGCCCAGACGAAGGCGCTCGCGTTCGGCAAGACCGCCTCCGAGGTCGAGGCCGAGGGCACGACCGGACCGCTGGTCGCTGCACGCACGTTCGCCGGGAACCGACCGACGACGTCGATCTTCGCGCCGTCGCTCACTCCGTCGGTGCTCGGCCAGCTTGTCGCACTGTACGAGCACATCACCTTCACGCAGGGAGTGATCTGGGGCATCAACTCGTTCGACCAGTGGGGCGTCGAGCTCGGCAAGCAGCTCGCGCTGCAGATCGCCCCCGCGATCGAGGGCGACGCTGAAGCGCTCGCCGCGCAGGATGCCTCGACCCAGGCGCTTCTCGCGTACTACGCCGAGCACCGCACGCGCTGA
- a CDS encoding Cof-type HAD-IIB family hydrolase yields the protein MPFPAPDLKLIAVDMDGTLLDGEGRIPEALWPLLDRLGERGIRFAPASGRQLATLQRAFAGHLDDMVFIAENGGYVVHGDREISSTSMDAGFTAALLARLRAIVAEGAALGVVLCGKASAYIEQTDPRFVAEARKYYAKLETVADLLAVDDQVLKVAIYDFADAEKTAPALEDLRESHQVVVSGHHWIDVMNPDVNKGVALERLQDALGVSRAQTAAFGDYLNDLELLDAAGLSFAMENAHPEVIERARFRAPANTDLGVVATIHRLLDGPDAAVPRR from the coding sequence ATGCCGTTCCCCGCACCCGATCTGAAGCTCATCGCCGTCGACATGGACGGCACACTGCTCGACGGCGAGGGGCGCATCCCCGAGGCGCTCTGGCCGCTGCTCGACCGGCTGGGGGAGCGCGGCATCCGTTTCGCGCCGGCGAGCGGCCGCCAGCTCGCCACCTTGCAGCGCGCGTTCGCGGGGCATCTCGACGACATGGTCTTCATCGCCGAGAACGGCGGCTACGTCGTTCACGGCGACCGCGAGATCAGTTCGACGTCGATGGATGCCGGGTTCACGGCAGCGCTCCTCGCCAGGCTGCGCGCGATAGTCGCCGAAGGCGCGGCGCTCGGCGTGGTGCTCTGCGGCAAGGCCTCGGCGTACATCGAGCAGACCGACCCGCGCTTCGTCGCCGAGGCGCGGAAGTACTACGCGAAGCTCGAGACCGTCGCCGACCTGCTCGCCGTCGACGACCAGGTGCTGAAGGTCGCGATCTACGACTTCGCGGATGCCGAGAAGACGGCGCCCGCGCTCGAGGATCTGCGCGAGAGCCACCAGGTGGTCGTCTCGGGTCATCACTGGATCGACGTCATGAACCCCGATGTGAACAAGGGCGTTGCCCTCGAACGCCTGCAGGATGCTCTCGGTGTCTCGCGTGCCCAGACCGCGGCGTTCGGCGACTACTTGAACGATCTCGAGCTGCTCGATGCGGCGGGCCTCTCGTTCGCTATGGAGAACGCCCACCCCGAGGTGATCGAGCGCGCCCGCTTCCGGGCACCGGCGAACACCGACCTCGGCGTCGTCGCGACAATCCACAGATTGCTCGACGGGCCGGATGCCGCGGTGCCGCGCCGCTAG
- a CDS encoding HNH endonuclease, translated as MVVSQSRRARASRRRARRVAAADNDLTPEEWESIVEAWGACAYCGTAAGALQKDCVLPISRGGRYTFENVVPACRSCNASKSNDEVTGWLRRKRLDERAFLLRHVEILAAWRAVPPPAPADL; from the coding sequence GTGGTCGTGAGTCAGTCCCGCCGGGCGCGTGCGTCGCGTCGGCGTGCCCGCCGCGTGGCTGCCGCCGACAACGACCTCACTCCCGAGGAATGGGAGTCGATCGTCGAAGCGTGGGGAGCCTGCGCGTACTGCGGCACCGCGGCCGGCGCGCTGCAGAAGGACTGTGTGCTGCCGATCTCGCGCGGCGGCCGCTACACGTTCGAGAACGTCGTGCCGGCGTGCCGCTCGTGCAACGCCAGCAAGAGCAACGATGAGGTGACCGGGTGGCTCCGCCGCAAGCGGCTCGACGAGCGGGCTTTCCTGCTCCGCCACGTCGAGATCCTCGCCGCCTGGCGCGCCGTGCCGCCGCCCGCCCCCGCCGACCTGTGA